Genomic DNA from Gemmatimonadales bacterium:
TCGGAGCGGATGATCGTCGCATCCTGGCCCTGTTGCTGGGCCAGAGCGCGCGCCAGCTAGGCATCGGGGCGGTTCTCGCGCTGCCGCTCCTGCTGGGGACGGCCTGGCTCTTTGCGCGGACGCTTCCGATCGGCTTGGTCGAAGGAGCTCTGGCGGCGATTGGTGTTGCGGTGGCCATCGCGGGGGTCGTGTTGGCAGCCACCTGGATCCCGGCGCGTCGGGCGGTCCGGATCGAGCCTCGTGACGCCCTGTGGCAAGGGTAGCGGTACGCTCTCGTTCTCGGAGCGGCGGGCGACAGAGAATCGCCCGCCGCCGCGAACCTCAGCCAATCAGCGTGGCTTTCAGTGTCATCGGTACAGCCGACAGGGCGCGAGACACGATACAGTTGACCTTGGTGGCTTCGGCGAGTTGCTGGAACTTATCGTTCGACAGACCGGGCACCTCGGCCTCGGTGACGAGGTCGATGCCGGTAATGGCGAACCCGCCGTCGACCTGACCCAGGTGCACCACCGCGTTGGTGTCGATCCGCTTGGCCGTGTGCCCGGCCTTGGAAATTCCGACCGAAAGGGCCATCGAGAAGCAGCCGGCGTGGGCCGCGCCGAGTAGCTCCTCGGGATTGGTGCCGGGGCTGGCCTCGAATCGAGTTCCAAACGAATACTCGCCTTCGAAAGCTCCGCTGCCGAGCTTGACCTTGCCGGAGCCGGAGCGGAGGTCGCCTTCCCAGCGTGCCGATGCTTTTCTGTCCATGTAAACCTCGATCGTGGATGGTCGCGGTCCCGATGGGCACCGCCTGGTGTTCGCTCCAACCTAATCGCGATTGCCCCGTGCTGGGCATGGCGGCCGATCGTTGGCGCGACTGGCCGCCGATCGCATCCACGCCCTCCCGGGTTCTTCCCGGTCCATGTTCCCCCGGTTCGAAACCGACTGTTCGGCCTAGGGCAATTGCTAGAACGAGTGGCAATCTGCCAACTGAGACTTCTTTCTTAGCAAACTCTTCGGGGTCAGCTAGCGGGTCAAGTGACCGACTTTCGGCCACTTAGGGGGTAGCCGTGCTGTGGACCGCGACTGGCGCGCGGTCTGCCTCATGGGAGTCCTGCCTGTGGCTGCCTGGGGCGTGGGTCTGGCGGCGCCAGGATCCGACGTTTCCGAATCAGAGGCAGCGGTTTCTCTGGGTGGGTTGGCCGCAGCGCGTCGACTCCGAGAGGGGGCGAGCCTGGTAACCGTGTCCCGAGCTATCAGTGAAGGACGTTGATGCGTGTTCTGATCGCCGACGATGATGCGATTTCCCGGACCGTGCTGCAGCGAACCCTGACGCAGCTCGGCCATGAGGTCGTCGCGGTCGAGGACGGCCCGTCCGCCATCGTCCACCTCCTCGAGCCAGACGGTCCTCGGCTGGCCGTGCTCGATTGGATGATGCCGGGGGCAGACGGTCTGACGGTCTGCCGGGCGGTCCGACAGCGGGCCGCGCCATACGTGTATACGATCGTGTTGACAGCACGAGACGCCCGGCAGGACATGGTCGAGGCGCTCGAGGCCGGGGCTGACGACTTCCTCACCAAGCCGCTCGATCCGGCGGAACTCACGGCCCGGATGCGGGCGGGTGTGCGGGTCGTCGAACTCCAGGAGCGCCTGCTCGAAATTCAGGAAGGACTCCGGATCCAGGCGACCCGGGACGACCTGACCGGGCTGGACAATCGCCGAGTGGTACTCGACCATCTCGAGCGCGAGCTGCGACGAGGGCGTCACGAGCAGCGACCGGTCGCGGTGGCTCTGACGGATATCGACAACTTCAAGGCAATCAACGATCGCTACGGGCATCCCGCGGGAGACGTCGTGCTCAAGCGGGTGGCCGAGGCGTTGCGCCGCGAAGTCCGCGAGTATGACGCGGTCGGTCGGTATGGCGGTGAGGAATTTCTCTTCGTCCTGCCCGGATGTGATGGCGAAACCGGCCTGGTAGCTGCGGAGAGGATCCGGGCGCGCGTTGCCGCAACGACGGCGGTGTGGGAAGGCGTGGAGTTACCGGTAACCGTGAGCGTCGGATTGGCTTGGGCCGCTCCGGGAACCGGCAAGGTGGCCGATCTGATTGCCGCGGCGGATGGTGCGCTCTATCGAGCCAAGGCGGGGGGCCGGAACCGGGTCGAATCCTGACCCCCTGACCGATCAACCGGGCTGGCTGGCGATCCTTTCGAGCCGGCGATCCATGATGAACGGACCAAACGGAACCACCGCAGCAGCGATGCCTGCGAAAGCGACGCCTTTCGGCAGCGGAATCCGCTGAATACCAACCAGAAACGTCACGACCAGCGCGACGAACAGCAGCCCGTGGATCGATCCCACGAGGCTGACTGCCCCCGGCATGTCGGCGAAGTATTTGAGCGGCATGGCGATGCCGAACAAGGCGAGGGTGGAGACTCCCTCGACCAGGCTCAGCACCCGCAGACCCTTCAGAAACGATCGATCGATCACTGCTATGTCCTCCTGTGCTCGCCGGCTCAAAGGCCCGGCGGAATGGGCTTGTGGAGATGAACGGGATCACGCGCAGGTTTGCGCAGCTTGAGATTGATTATTTCGACGAACACCGAGAATGCCATCGCAAAGTAGATGTACCCCTTCGGGATATGCTGATCGAACCCCTCGGCTACCAGCGTCATGCCGATCAGGAGCAGAAAGCTCAGCGCCAGCATCTTGACCGTCGGATGGCGATCCACGAAATCGCTGATCGGCGTGGCAAACAGAATCATGAAGATGACGGCGATGATCACGGCCGTGACCATGACCCAGAGCTGTTCGACCATGCCGACAGCCGTAATCACTGAATCGAGCGAGAAGACGACGTCGAGCAGCAGAATCTGAAAGATGACGGTGGCGAACGACGGATAGGCCGGCGTCTTCGATTCCGTGGTTGCACCTTCGAGCTTGCTGTGAATCTCATGGGTGCTCTTGGCCAGCAGGAAGAGCCCTCCCAGGATCAGAATCAGATCACGACCTGAGATCTCCTCGGTGAAGACGGCAAAGAGCGGAGTCGTGAGTTGAATGATCCAGGAAATCGAGAAGAGCAGGCCGATGCGCGTGATCATCGCGAGCATCAGGCCGATCTGCCGTGCCCGTTTCTGCTGATGGGACGGCAGCTTGGCGCTCAGGATGGAGATGAAGACGATATTGTCGATCCCCAGGACCACCTCGAGTACCGTCAGGGTCGCCAGGGCAATCCAGATCTGCGGATCCGCCAGCCATTCCATGGTCTACCAGTCCGTCGGTTCGTAGTCTTTGAGGAACTTGCCCCAGATGTGGTGCCCCGTATTGAAGCCGACGATGATCGGATCGACGATTCGAGCGGCGCCATCGACAATGTCGAGCGGCGGGTGGAAACGGTGCTCCGCGGTCTTGCGTGCCGCGATCTCGACGGGATCCTCGTCGGTCACCCAGCCGGTGTCGACGCTGTTCATGTGGATTCCGTCGTTGAAGTAGTCGGTGGCCGAGGTTCGCGTCATCATATTGAGCGCCGCCTTGGCCATGTTGGTATGCGGATGCCGAGTCGTCTTGAAACGGCGATAGAACTGACCTTCGACTGCCGAGACGTTGACGATGTGTTTGTCACGCTCGCTGGTACGGAGCATCAGGGGCTTGAGCCGGGCGTTCAGAATGAACGGCGCAATGGCGTTGACCAGCTGGACCTCGATCAGCTCGACCGAAGGAACATCCGCCAGGAGCATTCGCCACGAGTTGTGGCTGCGGAGGTCGATTTGTTGCAGGTCCTGATCGAAATGCCCCTCGGGAAACAGATGGCGCTGCGCATCGATCTCGTCGGGGAGGAGCGGAACCTGGGACAGCGCGGCGGCGTGCAACAGACCGGTGGCTGCCTGGGTGACGGCATCGACGTCCGACGACCCCGAGTGCTCGGCCAGGAGTCGGTGGCTGCGTAGGCCCTCGTAGCCGCCCAGCAGCTTTCTGGCCGGGGTCGGCAGCGCAGAAGCGGCTGCCGTTTCCTGATCCATCATGTGCTGGTAGAACGCCGGCGGCCGCCGCACCGTCTGGCAGGCATTGTTGACGATGAAGTCCAGCCGATCCTGCGTCGCCAGCAGGTGATGGCAGAATGCCTCGACGCTCGGCGTGTGCCGCAGGTCGAGGCCGAAGATCTCGAGTCGATCCTTCCAGGCTTCGAAATCCGGTTCTGCTGCATATCGAGCGGCGGAGTCTCGCGGAAATCGCGTCGTGACGATCAGGTGCGCACCAGAGCGCAGCAGTTTGATGCCTGCCTGATAGCCGATCTTGACACGCCCTCCTGTGAGAAGGGCCACGCGGCCGTTCAGGTTCGCCAGCTCGGTCCGCTTCCGGAAGTTGAGCTCTGCGCAGCGCGGGCAGAGCTGGTCGTAGAAGTGATGGACCTCGATGAAGCGAACCTTGCAGGTATAGCAGTGTCGATCGTCGAGCTGATCCTGCTGGGTCGTGCCTGTCTTGGATTCTCCCCCCGTGTCCTCGGCGTCGTCCGCCTGACTCGGCGGAAAGACGTTGGGGGTCGTGAAGATCTTTTCTCGGCGCAGCTTCCGGATCCCGGTGGACGACAGCGCCTGCTCCTCGCGCGCCACCCGGGCCGCTTTCCGCTGCCGGCGCGACGCTTTGACGAGTTGCCGACGAACCAGGGCGTCGGGTCGGGAGAGCCGCCCGGCGGCGCCCAGGAGTCTGATCTTCAGGTCGGCCGGGATCCCGGCGAGGAGGCCGCGATCGTCAACGAGCTCTTCCAGGAGATCCGCTGAGGCCTCCAGGCGGGCCAGCAGGGCTGGGTCGAGGATGGACGGAGGTTGGGCTGAGTCAGAGGGGCTCGACATGGGGGCGCAACATATCAGGGACTGCGGGGCGAGCAAGTCTCCCTGCGTCTGTCGGGTGACTGATCGATTTGCGTCAGGGAGGCGTCAGGGCCTGGACCTCCTCGGAGGTCAGGCCGTAGATCGGCGGGGTTGGAACCCCCAGGATACCAAGCATGAGGTAAAGCTGGCCACGGTGATGGGCCTCGTGTTCCAAGTGGGCTCGGAGCCACTTCCACACCGTGATGGGCGTACCGGCCGGGGTCAGGCACTTCTCGGTCATCCGGTCGGCAGGGAGCGCCGCGAAGAGCGCCCGTGACTCGTCGTGAAGGCGATCGTAGTACGCCCGGGCCTCGTGATAGGAACGCCCCAGCGCCGGGTCGTGGCCGGGATATCGGCTGGGTCGGCCGTGGACCGTTTCGCCGTACATGTACCGTTCTATCCCAGCGAGATGGCGAATCAGATCGCCGAACGACCAGCGGCCGGCCGCCGGGCGCCAGTCGATTTGGTCGGGCGGAATCACGTCGACGAGTCGCCGGGTCCGGCCGTGAACGCTGTCCAGGTGCGTCAGAAAGGTGGGCAGATCCATCGGTTGGGTCAGGACCCGACTGGCTGTCGGGCTCCGCTTGGTGTGTACACCTCGACGGCCAGCGTGAAGGTGCGTTCGTCGGTGCCCTGCAGTGCGCCCACCCCCACGACATGGCGGCCGATCTCTTCGCCCTTGGCGTTGCGAATGGTGAGCAGGACCGAGTACTCCCACGCCTCCCCGACCTCAGGATGGCGAATAGTGCCCTCGACCTGGAGCGCGGAGAAGGCCGGTTCCACCTTGCCACCTGCGCCGGAGCGGAGGTGGTGGCGGCACGCCGGGCAGACGCTCGCGCTCTCGAGGATCGAGGTTCGGCAATGGGGGCAGGTGCGCGTGGCCCCAGGAGTACCCGGCCGAGCGCTCATTTCCCGGCGTTATCCCACCCGAACTCGGCCTGTCCGCGCATCCGGGATCCGGCAGCGACGGTGAGGGAGCCGGCTTTGAGGTCGCCGGTCAGCACGCCGGTCTGCAGCAGTTCGACCCGGGTGGCGTCCTCGATATTGCCCTCGACTTCGCCGGCGACGATCACGGTATGAGCGCGGATAGCACCGGTCAGCTTGGCACCCTGTTCGATGGTCAGGTTGCCCTGGACATTGACGTCGCCCTTGAAGCGGCCGGCGATCCGGATATGGCCGGTACCCTCGATCTTACCCTCGATCGTCAGCTCCGCTGCAATCAGGGATTCTTTCATTTCTCGCTCCGGGGCTTTTCGCCCCACCTCGAAGTTGGTCGACGGGAGGGTGACACGATTGGCTTCAGCGTCCTTGGCGGTCGCGGGCTCCGGGATCGGCGCAGCGTCCTTTTTGACGATAACCGGGTCCTTTTCTTTTTCTTTCCAGATGGCCATGGTGTGAAGCTCCTGTGAGTACCGACGCCCCTGACGGCCGGAAGGAGGCGGCCGCAGCGGTGATCGATGGGACGGTGATGATCGCTACTACCCGGAACTCGAAGGAGGCTCGCCCGGGTCGAGCCGGGTCCGGCGCGCAAAGCGCCAACCCCGAAGACCGGGTGACGTCCGACCCGGTCCACGTCTGCACATCTCCGCGAGAACGACTGTCGAAATCCTGGGCGCTCTCCCCCGATCGGCTACGTCGCGAATCTGACGGCTGCCCGGTCCTAGTACCCCGCTGCCCGGTCGACGACGTTGAGGAGCGGCTCACCCGCAGCGAAGCGTCGGAGGTTCTCGCGGTAGAGGGCGGCGCCTCGCTCCACCGTCAGCTCTCCGCGCGACGCCATATGGGGCGTGATGATGACGTTGGCCTGCTTCCAGAGCGGATGATCACTCGGGAGCGGCTCTGGATCAGTCACGTCGAGCCCGGCGCCGGCCAGGCGCCCCGAGCGCAAGGCCTCTAGCATGGGCCCGGTTTCGACCACCTTGCCGCGGGCAATATTGATGAGATAGCTGCCCGGCTTCATCGCGGCAAAGGCTGCCCCGTTGATCATATACTCCGTTTCAGGCGTCAGCGGGACCGCCAGCGCAATCACGTCAGCTTCGGGAAGCATGGCGAGCAGCTCGTTAGGCTTGCCGACCCGTTCGACGAAGGCCGGCGCCGGATCATCGCTCCGCCGGGTGCCGATGACCCGCATGCCGAAGCCCGCGCCGCGGCGCGCGATTTCCGTTCCGATGCCTCCCAGGCCGACCACCAGCAGCGTGCGACCCTGCAGGGCAACCCGGGGCAACCCGACGCTCTCGTCACGCACCCACTGCCCAGTCTTCTGAGCCTCCAGGTAAGTCGGCAGGTTCCGGGTCAGGCTCAGCAGCATCGCGAAGACGTGGTCGGCAATGGCTGGCCCGTGAACGGCGCGCGAGTTGGTGACCACGATGCGATCGGATTCGGCGCCGAGCTGGATCAG
This window encodes:
- a CDS encoding DinB family protein; its protein translation is MDLPTFLTHLDSVHGRTRRLVDVIPPDQIDWRPAAGRWSFGDLIRHLAGIERYMYGETVHGRPSRYPGHDPALGRSYHEARAYYDRLHDESRALFAALPADRMTEKCLTPAGTPITVWKWLRAHLEHEAHHRGQLYLMLGILGVPTPPIYGLTSEEVQALTPP
- a CDS encoding OsmC family protein codes for the protein MDRKASARWEGDLRSGSGKVKLGSGAFEGEYSFGTRFEASPGTNPEELLGAAHAGCFSMALSVGISKAGHTAKRIDTNAVVHLGQVDGGFAITGIDLVTEAEVPGLSNDKFQQLAEATKVNCIVSRALSAVPMTLKATLIG
- a CDS encoding D-2-hydroxyacid dehydrogenase translates to MPTPAARSRATSWLLFVCLAGAVGTSCSVASKAPEPTAGRRNATADVRSTAEELGSTRNSRVAIERSAGAPPLTVFVPAGAQDRLGDTTGLGPGVRVVIGLSREEALSRAEEAHGIDAFYARPEFVAAAKNLAWVHTTSAGVEQLLIQLGAESDRIVVTNSRAVHGPAIADHVFAMLLSLTRNLPTYLEAQKTGQWVRDESVGLPRVALQGRTLLVVGLGGIGTEIARRGAGFGMRVIGTRRSDDPAPAFVERVGKPNELLAMLPEADVIALAVPLTPETEYMINGAAFAAMKPGSYLINIARGKVVETGPMLEALRSGRLAGAGLDVTDPEPLPSDHPLWKQANVIITPHMASRGELTVERGAALYRENLRRFAAGEPLLNVVDRAAGY
- a CDS encoding polymer-forming cytoskeletal protein, coding for MAIWKEKEKDPVIVKKDAAPIPEPATAKDAEANRVTLPSTNFEVGRKAPEREMKESLIAAELTIEGKIEGTGHIRIAGRFKGDVNVQGNLTIEQGAKLTGAIRAHTVIVAGEVEGNIEDATRVELLQTGVLTGDLKAGSLTVAAGSRMRGQAEFGWDNAGK
- a CDS encoding diguanylate cyclase, which gives rise to MRVLIADDDAISRTVLQRTLTQLGHEVVAVEDGPSAIVHLLEPDGPRLAVLDWMMPGADGLTVCRAVRQRAAPYVYTIVLTARDARQDMVEALEAGADDFLTKPLDPAELTARMRAGVRVVELQERLLEIQEGLRIQATRDDLTGLDNRRVVLDHLERELRRGRHEQRPVAVALTDIDNFKAINDRYGHPAGDVVLKRVAEALRREVREYDAVGRYGGEEFLFVLPGCDGETGLVAAERIRARVAATTAVWEGVELPVTVSVGLAWAAPGTGKVADLIAAADGALYRAKAGGRNRVES
- a CDS encoding DUF3817 domain-containing protein, whose product is MIDRSFLKGLRVLSLVEGVSTLALFGIAMPLKYFADMPGAVSLVGSIHGLLFVALVVTFLVGIQRIPLPKGVAFAGIAAAVVPFGPFIMDRRLERIASQPG
- a CDS encoding SDR family oxidoreductase; this encodes MSSPSDSAQPPSILDPALLARLEASADLLEELVDDRGLLAGIPADLKIRLLGAAGRLSRPDALVRRQLVKASRRQRKAARVAREEQALSSTGIRKLRREKIFTTPNVFPPSQADDAEDTGGESKTGTTQQDQLDDRHCYTCKVRFIEVHHFYDQLCPRCAELNFRKRTELANLNGRVALLTGGRVKIGYQAGIKLLRSGAHLIVTTRFPRDSAARYAAEPDFEAWKDRLEIFGLDLRHTPSVEAFCHHLLATQDRLDFIVNNACQTVRRPPAFYQHMMDQETAAASALPTPARKLLGGYEGLRSHRLLAEHSGSSDVDAVTQAATGLLHAAALSQVPLLPDEIDAQRHLFPEGHFDQDLQQIDLRSHNSWRMLLADVPSVELIEVQLVNAIAPFILNARLKPLMLRTSERDKHIVNVSAVEGQFYRRFKTTRHPHTNMAKAALNMMTRTSATDYFNDGIHMNSVDTGWVTDEDPVEIAARKTAEHRFHPPLDIVDGAARIVDPIIVGFNTGHHIWGKFLKDYEPTDW
- a CDS encoding TerC family protein, yielding MEWLADPQIWIALATLTVLEVVLGIDNIVFISILSAKLPSHQQKRARQIGLMLAMITRIGLLFSISWIIQLTTPLFAVFTEEISGRDLILILGGLFLLAKSTHEIHSKLEGATTESKTPAYPSFATVIFQILLLDVVFSLDSVITAVGMVEQLWVMVTAVIIAVIFMILFATPISDFVDRHPTVKMLALSFLLLIGMTLVAEGFDQHIPKGYIYFAMAFSVFVEIINLKLRKPARDPVHLHKPIPPGL